One window from the genome of Nicotiana sylvestris chromosome 9, ASM39365v2, whole genome shotgun sequence encodes:
- the LOC104230927 gene encoding putative pentatricopeptide repeat-containing protein At1g16830, with protein sequence MIDRGFVADKYTFAGLLTGLCSSGRIREAVKVYRGLVRDHSGLDSHIITVIINGLIKSGKFHKAVSLIKKTASEKSQLDDVSYTIAISGLLTGGQVGEAYTLFSQMKEVGLAPSKQTYNQILSGFCKRSDVCMVKEILLEMLDANTEVDHYNLSLMKNLLYRSHRHSPSLLTLLTNISNSGILPREAYNEMINELVHHVNVRSVHAGTFNNLDVCTSSSNETQELVVAVG encoded by the coding sequence ATGATAGATAGAGGTTTCGTAGCAGATAAGTATACCTTTGCCGGATTACTAACTGGATTATGCAGCTCAGGTAGGATAAGAGAGGCAGTCAAGGTGTACCGTGGACTTGTTAGAGATCACAGTGGGCTTGATTCTCATATAATTACTGTGATAATAAATGGGCTAATAAAATCTGGTAAATTTCACAAAGCTGTTAGCTTAATCAAGAAAACTGCTTCAGAAAAATCCCAACTAGATGATGTTTCTTACACTATTGCCATTAGTGGACTACTTACTGGTGGTCAAGTTGGAGAAGCATATACCTTGTTTAGCCAAATGAAGGAGGTTGGCCTAGCACCAAGTAAGCAGACCTATAATCAGATTCTCTCAGGTTTCTGTAAAAGAAGTGATGTTTGCATGGTTAAAGAGATCCTACTTGAAATGCTTGATGCTAATACTGAAGTTGACCATTACAATCTGAGCTTGATGAAAAATCTCCTTTATAGATCCCACCGCCATTCTCCTTCACTCTTAACTCTATTAACTAACATTTCAAATTCCGGAATCCTTCCAAGGGAAGCATACAATGAAATGATCAATGAGCTGGTTCATCATGTAAATGTCAGAAGTGTGCATGCGGGCACGTTTAATAACCTTGATGTTTGCACATCCAGCTCAAATGAAACTCAGGAGTTGGTTGTTGCAGTCGGTTGA
- the LOC138878567 gene encoding putative pentatricopeptide repeat-containing protein At1g16830, with protein MAVRSRICYCCSIDAAAAPPSSAAASDFRRRAAARRFVLLLTTQGSPVKVRQRSRVFRQVKILHYQKFPNSSIECFSDDPQSYFSSRIILTPRIVHKTISNCRSDILAFSFFLWRGKQHNYFHDRATLTHMISIVSRLTQRFRTVKGIVKELEEFGGMYDRVFEAFKEILSCGYTPNTFSRNIVMDVLFKIERVEVALRVLKITQVPIFLTYSIDVYNLCKLNDLVNLQDVLKIMLRKSYYPNEETFSVILSSYCKGGRITEAKQILGLMIVFGVPVSDRVWGILIDGYCKDGNMDAATHLLEKMVESGYSPNVVTCTSLIKGFFESQMPSKAFGILDTMESRGCFPDLV; from the exons ATGGCTGTCCGCTCACGCATCTGCTACTGCTGCTCCATCgacgctgccgctgctcctccttcctccgccgctgcttctgaTTTtcgacgtcgtgctgctgctCGCCGCTTCGTACTGTTGTTGACGACGcaaggcagtccggttaaagtccggcaaaggtcgagggtttttcgtcaagtgaagatcct ACATTACCAGAAGTTTCCAAATAGTTCCATTGAATGCTTTTCTGATGACCCACAAAGTTACTTTTCCTCAAGAATCATTCTTACCCCTAGAATTGTACATAAAACTATATCAAATTGCCGTTCTGACATTCTtgcattttcatttttcttatggCGTGGAAAACAACATAACTACTTTCATGATAGAGCCACATTGACCCATATGATTAGTATTGTTTCTCGGTTGACGCAGAGGTTTAGAACAGTGAAAGGGATAGTTAAGGAATTGGAGGAG TTTGGTGGAATGTATGATAGGGTCTTCGAGGCGTTTAAGGAAATATTGAGTTGTGGTTATACTCCAAATACTTTTTCGAGGAACATTGTAATGGATGTATTGTTCAAGATTGAGCGTGTGGAGGTGGCACTTAGAGTTTTGAAAATAACCCAGGTTCCAATTTTTTTAACTTATAGCATTGATGTGTATAACTTGTGTAAGCTCAATGATTTGGTTAATCTTCAGGATGTGCTTAAGATTATGTTGAGGAAAAGCTATTATCCTAATGAGGAGACATTTTCTGTGATTTTGAGTAGTTACTGTAAAGGAGGTCGGATAACAGAGGCAAAACAAATATTAGGTCTAATGATAGTTTTCGGTGTTCCTGTATCGGATAGAGTTTGGGGTATATTAATAGATGGATACTGTAAAGATGGCAACATGGATGCTGCGACTCACTTGCTTGAGAAGATGGTAGAGAGTGGGTATTCGCCAAATGTTGTAACTTGCACGTCGTTGATCAAGGGATTTTTTGAGTCCCAGATGCCAAGCAAGGCATTTGGGATCTTGGATACCATGGAATCAAGAGGATGCTTCCCTGATTTG GTATGA